One Epinephelus moara isolate mb chromosome 20, YSFRI_EMoa_1.0, whole genome shotgun sequence genomic window carries:
- the commd9 gene encoding COMM domain-containing protein 9 — MATAVSSEHFDNLQLLLKAPSKDAVRDVCVQSHRGPSRRLAETTAATLSIPAAQAAQLVQSLHVLSHHVLFYNLSSPEQILELFPDSFHSSLKNLITKILLENSPTWRTEALSNQISLPQLKELDWRVDMVTSSDSLSRMSVPTCLVQLKMEDSCPSAVGESVSTVTVELSRESLDTILDGLGRIRDQLSVVAGK; from the exons ATGGCTACTGCAGTCTCCAGCGAACATTTCGACAACTTGCAGCTTCTTCTGAAG GCGCCGTCTAAAGATGCAGTGAGGGACGTTTGTGTTCAGAGTCACAGAGGTCCAAGTCGTCGGCTGGCAGAGACCACAGCAGCCACACTGAGCATCCCTGCAGCGCAGGCTGCTCAG ctGGTCCAGTCCCTCCACGTTCTGTCTCACCACGTCCTCTTCTACAACCTCAGCTCTCCGGAGCAGATCCTCGAGCTCTTCCCCGACTCGTTCCACTCCAGTCTGAAGAACCTGATCACCAAGATCCTGCTGGAGAACAG TCCAACATGGAGAACAGAAGCTCTCAGTAATCAGA tctctCTACCCCAGCTGAAGGAGTTGGACTGGAGAGTCGACATGGTGACCAGCTCAGACTCACTTAGTCGGATGTCCGTCCCGACCTGCCTCGTTCAGCTCAAG ATGGAGGACTCGTGTCCATCAGCAGTCGGGGAGTCGGTTTCCACAGTGACGGTGGAGCTGAGCCGGGAGTCTCTGGACACCATACTGGACGGACTGGGACGCATCAGAGACCAGCTGTCTGTGGTCGCCGGGAAATAA
- the sh3gl3b gene encoding endophilin-A3b, with amino-acid sequence MSVSGMKKQLHKASQLLNERLMGAEGTKMDEDFLKMEKSVEVIQCLLVELLSKTIEFLQPNPADRAKLSMLNTMSRIRGQGRTVGYPQTEGVLGDCMSHYGQELGPASEFGGALTGVGEALQQVAQARDTLDVNVKRTFIDPLQELHNSELKEIKFQLKKLNGRRLDFDYKRRRRGKVPTEEIQQAWDKFITSKELAERSMFMLLQSDVDQLGRLAALVTALLDFHRNAHRILLGLHGNLQARLTAASNKPERRFRAKKFRVRSEHNGSIMGFYHKPSVTATVPSGDQFTVLPSRPGSPISCYADSKLVLDQPCCRAMYSFHPSHEGELSFNEGDVIVLTNQVDSNWYEGALGGRSGLFPVSYVNVLVPLPLP; translated from the exons ATGTCGGTGTCCGGGATGAAGAAGCAGCTCCACAAAGCCAGCCAG ctgctgaacGAGCGTCTGATGGGAGCTGAGGGAACAAAGATGGACGAAGACTTCCTGAAGATGGAGAAG agTGTTGAAGTCATCCAGTGTCTGCTGGTGGAGCTGCTGTCCAAAACTATAGAGttccttcaaccaaacccag CTGACAGAGCCAAACTGAGCATGCTCAACACCATGTCCAGGATTCGAGGTCAGGGCAGGACGGTGGGTTACCCGCAGACAGAGGGCGTGCTGGGAGACTGCATGTCACACTACGGCCAGGAGCTCGGACCTGCTTCTGAATTTG GCGGTGCTCTGACTGGGGTGGGTGAAGCTCTGCAGCAGGTTGCTCAGGCCAGGGACACTCTGGATGTCAACGTCAAACGCACCTTCATCGATCCTCTGCAGGAGCTCCACAACTCAGAGCTGAAGGAGATCAAG TTCCAGCTGAAGAAGCTGAACGGTCGACGGCTGGACTTTGACTACAAGAGGAGACGAAGAGGGAAAGTCCCGACGGAGGAGATCCAACAGGCCTGGGACAAGTTCATCACGTCCAAAGAGCTGGCAGAGAGGAGCATGTTTATGCTGCTGCAGAGCGAC GTCGATCAGCTCGGTCGTCTGGCAGCTCTGGTCACTGCTCTGCTGGACTTTCACCGCAACGCCCACCGCATCCTGCTGGGTCTCCATGGCAACCTGCAGGCTAG GCTGACGGCTGCCAGTAACAAACCAGAGCGACGGTTCAGAGCCAAAAAGTTCAGAGTCAGAAGTGAGCACAACGGCAGCATCATGGGATTTTACCACAAGCCGTCTGTCACAGCCACAGTCCCCTCAG gAGATCAGTTCACAGTGTTACCATCCAGACCCGGCAGTCCCATCTCCTGCTACG CTGACAGTAAGCTGGTCCTGGATCAGCCCTGCTGCCGGGCGATGTACTCCTTCCACCCGAGCCACGAGGGCGAGCTGAGCTTCAACGAGGGCGACGTCATCGTCCTCACCAATCAGGTCGACTCCAACTGGTACGAGGGCGCGCTGGGCGGCCGGTCGGGACTATTCCCCGTCAGCTACGTGAACGTGCTGGTGCCTCTGCCGTTACCATGA